In Paracoccus sp. N5, the DNA window TCGCACGGAATGCACCGGTGCCCGCCATCTTCCGATATTCGAACGGCAGGGAACGCGCGGTGAACAGCCACACCTCAAGTGACGGCGTCATCCGCGTGTCTGGCGTCAACCGACAATGGGTCCTTCGCCTTGGCGAAGATGTGGTTTGCGTCCAGGACGCAGGGCAGGCCACATCATGACCGAAGGTACGGAAAACCTCGCCGCGCGCCTCGCGGCTCTCGAAGGTTCGACAGGCAAAGCGAAGGCCAACAAGCGGCCTGCGCCGCTTGCCGCGATCCTTGGAGTCGTCGGCATCGCGGCAGCAGGTGGTCTGGCGTGGGCTGCCCTGCAGCCGTCGGCAGAAGCGCCAATGGCGACCGCCGCGCCGGAAGAGTTCCAGAGCAGCGGCCCCGGATTCGGAGATCTGGCGCCGATTTCTGCCCCGGAGCCCAGCCAAGCCCCGCCTGCGGACACAGGTCCGAGCGAGTCGGAACTCGCGCTGATGGAAAGTCTTGCGACATTGAGAGCGGAACTCGAGGAACTGCGCGCAAGACCGGCCGAGGCCGCGGATAGCGGGGCGGAGCAGGCGATTGCGGACCTGACGGCGCAAATTGCCACCTTACAGCAAGCATCCGCCGAGGCGCAGCGTACCCTCGAGCGGCAGCTGACAGAGCGGGATCGCGAATTGGATCAGCTCCGCATGGACTTGGAACTTGCACGGCTTGCACCACCAGAGCCGACCTCATTGGGACCAAGTGAAGAAGAATTGCGGCTGGCCGAACTCGAAAGGCGGCGCGCAGCCGAAGCTGAGGCCCGCGCAGAGCGCATCGCGTCTCCTATGATCGCGTTCTCCGGGATGGGCGCGGGTGCGGATAGGGAGAATACGCTGGAAGCCGCGCGTCTGAATGCAGATGAAGCCTTTGTTCGTTCGGGCGCGCAACCAGCACAGGTGACACGTGCCGAAGTGATCGCGAACCCATCGAACACGGTTGTTCAGGGCACCATGATTCAGGCTGTGACAGAGACGGCCCTCGACAGCACACTGCCCGGCGCGATCCGCGCCATCGTCTCGGAAGACGTCCATTCTTTCGATGGAACGCGTATCCTGATCCCGCGCGGCGCGCGGCTGATCGGGCGCTACCGCTCTGATGTCGCACTTGCCCAATCGCGCGTCATGGTGGCATGGGATCGGATCATCTTGCCCGATAATCAGACCGTGCAGATCAGCGCCTTCGGTGGAGACGAACTCGGCCGTACTGGCACCACCGGGTTTGTCGACACCCGTTTCGCGCAACGCTTCGGCTCCGCCGCGCTGATCTCCTTGATCGGCGCCTTGCCTGCGGCTGCAGCGGGTCAAATCGACAGCGAGGCGGCGGCCGATGTTGCGAGTGATGTCGGCACCGACCTGCGCGATAGCACGCAAAGCGTGATGCAGGACTATCTGGCGATCCGGCCAGTGATACATGTCGATCAGGGTACACGGATCACGGTCATGGTTGATCGTGACCTCGAGATTTTCTGACATGGCTGCAAGTTATCTGGAAGCGTCGCTCGACCGTTTCGGCCCCGAGGTCCTGCGCGACGACACGATCGAGATCTGCATCAATCCCGACGGACAAGTCTGGGGCGAATTCCAGGGCGATCACTTCATGCGAGGTCTCGGCAGCCCGCTGAGCCAGACCGAGATCAAGGACCTCGGCAACCAGATCGCCTCGGCCGCCTCGACGACGCTCAGCACGAAGAAGCCCATTGTCTCGGTCTCGATCCTATATCGAGATCGCCCGATCCGCGCGCAGGTGATCCAGCCACCGGCAGTCGAGGGCGGGTTTTCAATATCGTTGCGCTTCTTCTCCTCCCTGCCGCTGGAGGCAATCCGGCTCGGCTTCCTCTATGGAAAGGAGCGCAGCCTCGAAGGTCTGCGGCGCGAACGAAACGCCGCGCTGCGCGATGTGGTTGCCTCCGGCGACATCGACGCCGCGCTGCGCTTCTGCGTCGAGAACAAGCTCAACATGATCGTTTCGGGCGGTACATCGACCGGCAAGACGGTCGCGGCGCGCAAGATCCTTTCGCTCATCCCGCCCGAAGAGCGGATCATCACCATCGAGGAGGCGGCCGAGCTGCGCCCCGAGCAGCCCAATGCCGTGACGTTGATCGTGGACCGGGACACGGATGCCCGCAGTGCAGATGTGCTCTTGGCCTCAACGCTTCGCATGCGACCCGACCGGATCGTCCTGGGCGAAGTCCGCGGGCGCGAGGCGATGACGTTTCTCGAGGCAATCAACACCGGCCACGGTGGATCGCTGACTACGCTGCATGCCGAGACCCCACAACTTGCTGTTCGCCGCCTCGCCATCGCCGCCCTGAAAACCGATGTGCCGATGACCTATGCCGACATGATCGATTACATCGAAGGCTCGATCGACGTGATCATCCAGGCCGGCCGCCATGAAGGCGCGCGCGGAATCACCGAGTTCTTCCTGCCGGGGCAGGTGAGACATCCAGACACGAACACGGCCGGAACCGAGGGCACCAAGCGCCCGGCGGTTGCCGCCGAATGACCCGAAAGGAAACCCCCATGCGCAAAATCACCCTCGCCGCAGTTGCCGCCCTGCTGGCCGCGCCGCTCGCGGCCCAGACCTCTCCCCAGGTCACGAACGATCTCAC includes these proteins:
- a CDS encoding TrbI/VirB10 family protein, which encodes MTEGTENLAARLAALEGSTGKAKANKRPAPLAAILGVVGIAAAGGLAWAALQPSAEAPMATAAPEEFQSSGPGFGDLAPISAPEPSQAPPADTGPSESELALMESLATLRAELEELRARPAEAADSGAEQAIADLTAQIATLQQASAEAQRTLERQLTERDRELDQLRMDLELARLAPPEPTSLGPSEEELRLAELERRRAAEAEARAERIASPMIAFSGMGAGADRENTLEAARLNADEAFVRSGAQPAQVTRAEVIANPSNTVVQGTMIQAVTETALDSTLPGAIRAIVSEDVHSFDGTRILIPRGARLIGRYRSDVALAQSRVMVAWDRIILPDNQTVQISAFGGDELGRTGTTGFVDTRFAQRFGSAALISLIGALPAAAAGQIDSEAAADVASDVGTDLRDSTQSVMQDYLAIRPVIHVDQGTRITVMVDRDLEIF
- a CDS encoding ATPase, T2SS/T4P/T4SS family; this encodes MAASYLEASLDRFGPEVLRDDTIEICINPDGQVWGEFQGDHFMRGLGSPLSQTEIKDLGNQIASAASTTLSTKKPIVSVSILYRDRPIRAQVIQPPAVEGGFSISLRFFSSLPLEAIRLGFLYGKERSLEGLRRERNAALRDVVASGDIDAALRFCVENKLNMIVSGGTSTGKTVAARKILSLIPPEERIITIEEAAELRPEQPNAVTLIVDRDTDARSADVLLASTLRMRPDRIVLGEVRGREAMTFLEAINTGHGGSLTTLHAETPQLAVRRLAIAALKTDVPMTYADMIDYIEGSIDVIIQAGRHEGARGITEFFLPGQVRHPDTNTAGTEGTKRPAVAAE